The genomic region TCATACTCCGTGTACGATGTTTTAGCTGTTGAAAGCGGTCTGCTTAAAGATCCATCCTAGCATTCTAGCCTGATAGCTTAATTGGCGTGAGCGTTTGAAGTGCTTACGTTTGCTAAGCAACCTAGGTCCAGTCTTCAACTGTATggcatacacacacacatactgcagtgtagtttgttctgccgcttcttctacacatgcgctttggaagcggtagtagttataattcgatttaagtgatgtaacgtcaataagtgaaaccttgtatccaattttgaaaataaattattctattcaatTCTATTCTAGGAGAACCCTGAAAATCTAAGCCGAGCCAATCCACAACGGGTGAAGTAGACATATTAACGTGACAGAACACGAAGAAGTGAAAGCTATGATGAACTTACCAAAGCGGGAGAGTCTAATGGACCAGCTGTTCTTGATCTGGACTTCCTCAGGTCGCTCTCAGCATCCGAGGGTCTCGACTGCTGGTCGCTATCCCGGTCTGAAGAGTAGAACCGCCTCCCATCTTTATGATCTGTGTAGCGCCGCTCTTCTGTTAGATTCCTGTCATATCTGTCACggagaatttatttttttacttatttattcaatagAACATATCGAAAATACTAGAAAgaatattattcttttaggaaCTAGATTAGAATAGATAAAGAAATCATAGGTCTTGTAAAACGGGTCGAGTCGCTGGCAAAAGGTTAAGTATGTTATAATACTTTACCGACAAACTGATTTACTGACAGACAACGATTAACCGAAACTAATTACTACTCATTAAAACTGAAGTTTGTAGTAATTTcatgaaataaatactaataaattataaacttaaaataattattatttaaattttgacttaCTAATAATGGTTTtgtaaattacaaacaaacaaaggtCACAGTAAAGAGTGTCCAGTAGAAGAACAGTTCGTTCAACAAGTATGTATACATCAGTAAAATTTACAGgattttcaaaaaatcttCAGCAATCAGCATAGTTCTAGTTAATTTAAGCTAGTTTTctcataattttttactaCTGACCTGGTATCAAACTCTTTCTCCCTCCGCTTGCCGTCAGTCTCTCGGTCTGAACTCCTGTATTTGTCCAGACTCTCCCTCGACCCTCTGTATCTCCTCTCGTCTGCTTCGCAGTTGTAGTCTATCTTCTTTACAATGATATCACTTGGTTCTGGATCCGTGTACCTGCGGGAGAATAGTTGATAAGTTTCATCAGTTGACTGGAATGGAAAAAGGAAAAATGAGAAATAGAAAACCGGTTTTCCATCCGGTATTGTTGATTGGAATGGTAATAATCaccaattaatttttttgcgaAACTGAGTAACTTACAGATAATTTACAGCCGAAAATAGGACTGGGAGTACTCGTAGTGACCTTAAATTTGGCATGAATATGTATtgtgaaataaagaaagagATATCGCAAAATTCTCACCGAGAGCGGGAAATGAGCGAGATTTTGTCGTTTTGTTTTGAGCTGCGGGcaaaatgttgtaaaaaaatggTGCCATTTACAAACTTTAAACTTTCAATCGTCGACGTGGGCACAGGCGtcattagttataattagttGAGGTCATCTACTAAGTGGGTTGGAAGCCCGCAGGTGTAAAGATGATCTTTCTGCGGTTGGTCAACACGAGGTGCCACaggaaataatttatcatGTTATTACTCATTGTTAACGCGAGAACAAAGGTTGCCTACTGGCTATAAACCATGATAAAAAAGGTTAGCTCACCGATGGTGTTACGGcgagaaaaaaatactgtagAGATCTGCTtattcaggcaattggatgtgtaacatacatacatacatacatacataaaatcacgcctctttcccggaggggtaggcagagactacctctttccacttgccacgatctctgcatacttctttcgcttcgtccacattcataactctcttcatacaagctcggcggtttcgggtacttttgacctgaccctttaccaggacgtccttaatttgatcaagatacgttcgtctaggtcttcccactccgacctttccctccacactctccttgtatatctgcttagtcaacctgttttcattcatcctctccacatgaccgaaccatcttaacatacccttttctattcctgtaactacatcttctttcacatcacaacattcccttatcacgctgttccttatcctgtcattcaatttcacacccatcatactccttaacgctctcatttccactgcatttattctgctttcatgcttcttttgccatacccaactttcactcccatacattaatgtcgggaccaacacgcccctgtgcacagccagtcgagcctttttggatagtttctgactgctcataaaggcatgcaaagctccattcaccatgttccccgcgttcactctcctttcaatatcactatcatacttgccatctgatgtaaactttgatcctagatatacaaactctttcacttgctccactttttctcctccaatcaaaatattacatgctgtcatttctttctccatttcaaaaaccagtgttttagttttacttacgttcactttcattcctttctcttttaaagcttcgtgcatacagtttaccatctcctgtaactcctccgctgatgacgccagtataacctgatcgtcggcatagagcagacatttgacgagtaactcattcatccttaatccacttttagactctttcaaatctgtcaaacagctatccataaataggttgaacagccacggtgacgcaacacatccttgcctaacgcccctctcaatcttaaaccactcagtgtgcgctccgtttatcctgacacaagcactcgaatcctcatataaggatttcagtgctcgtattaagagactgctcaccccatgcatagaaagtgctgaccacaattcattcctctcaactctgtcataggccttttccagatctacgaatgtgcaatagactttttgactcttggccaaagacttttcggctatgcaccgcaaggaaaagacctgatcagtacatcccattccctttcgaaatcccgcttgagcatcccatattttgtcatcagtttcattcctgactctattaatcaataccttagcatacaatttgccgacgacgctaagcaggcttataccacgataatttttgcagtccagctgtgacccttttcctttgtaaagtggcacgataacagccttacaccaatcttttggtactcggccgcttctccaacacaaattgaaaaggcagtacaactgactagctactacgccttttcctgctttaagcatctcgaccgacactctatcacacccagcagcctttcccgctttcatactcttaagtgcttccacaatttcgaacatttcaatttcgccttccatctcattctctttttcttcgctatagcagaaatctttcttatttccttcctttttttcaaataaactttcaaaatagtccttccatatctttagtacacattcttctcctttcacaacgctaccatcgtggcatctgatcctagtcagctctctggttatagtatttcctcgggctgaccttacggatttccagaatactttcagatttgactgaaagtcttctgatagccttttatcaaaatcctctttatactcttctttctttctaatcacagctttcttaaccaaatctttcattttcttatattccttacgtgcttcattcacatcttcatctataacctcttgcattcttaagttagcttttgctgctaacaaatccagccatgctttcttctttaatcgcacaagttcttgcacatctttactcatccacgcatttttgtgattttttcctttccttcttctacttacaccacacacttcaacagctactttcacaattttttctttaaattccttccatccatcttcaatatcgctcatttcctctaaatcttcaaattcatccttcagtctattaatatacttcttacctacatccatatcttgcaaattttctacttttactctttccaaagcgctggtttgctcccttaccctgtgccgccagcgattgaagataccccttatccgggatatcaccagtaaatggtccgagtcaatgccagcaccgcgatatgcacgggtatccagcactttgttcttcaatctttcatctacaatcacaaagtctatcatactttttaaaataccttccactcttgtgtaggtgtggatctctttatgttgaaacattgagttcgacacaaaaagatcccactctagacaaatttctaatacacttcttccattatcattcaccttttcgtcaccaaacgcaccaagcaccttttcatatccatcacgctttacacccacccatccattaaaatcacctaacataataatcttctcatttggcttggtaactttcaatacttctcttacactattccagaactcctcgttttcgctttttgctgatgttgtacccctcgaacccacatcccaaggtgcataaacacctagaacgaagatccgagtgattccaactttcagcctaatccatagaagacgagggctgacacactcatactcattcacgcactcagccattcgtgcagaaagaattagaccgaccccttgacagcctcggctggtactggaaattccagaccaatacgccgtgtaagggccgtgctgcgtcgcgtcgcatcctttccgcttcgtttcattcacgcacaacacatccaaacgtctttcatccatcatctggcatacttcctcaatcttatccttcattcctcctcttacattcatcgtcgcaaagcggctttcagcagaccgcataccgctcccgccgggaacgagacgtgatggggtgcggacacctatgctttttaaggttcataatgcgattcccacgagacgctagggaaaaaattttgtccgccccagcagagccccgcatgccagggtaaggctagccattacctgggggtcgcccaaccccatggcggaagtggcacgctcgagactaggctcgcccctagccatgcatccatcggcgcggcagaccttagattggcagggatttacattaaagaggaatcccaagtctatcccttagtcggctcttacgacatccgtgggaaagagatggagtggtcctattcttttgtaatggtgccgggaaccacacggcaggaTGTGTAACTACGaaccaatatgggttaggtttcccAAAGGGAATTGGCAAAAGCTTTTGTATATAAGAACTGCACGTTTTCTCTGACAGTCAGTCGATAAGCACTCAAACAAATGCACATAACTCCGAAAGATGTCCTGTCCCTCAATACGGTTACAATGATACCAAAGTTAAACGCCCAATTTTACCATACTTATTGACGTTTTAGGCTGAACCGAAGGGGTGTACGAATTTCTTTCTTACCTTCTGTATTCAGAGTCATCTCTGGCAAGATGTTCTGGGCTCTTGAGAACCCTGGTGCGAGTCTTCGGCTGGACTACTTCCTTCTCTTTCTTGCTCTTCTTTGAAGAGTCGCGAGAGAATAGCTGTTTCATCTGTTCGAGAAAATGTGTCAATTAATTTGATGTTCGTTAATTTCTGAAATAAGTGTGTAACGCTTTTAAATTGACTTCTAAGTAGGTACGTATATGATTGTcaatatgattttaaaatgaattcaaACCAAAGATGTTTATTCTCTCACCTTCTCAAGTCCAGAAAGCTTCTTAGCAGCCTTCGGTGGTTTCGCACTGACTTTGTCATCGTGTCCGCTCGGACTCTTATCAAATCTGTCATCCTTAGGTCCCAAACGCGATACGCTATCTATACTTCTATCTCTAGAATAATCTTTGCTGTAGCGTTCATCCCGATATTCTTTGAATCGCGTCAAATATTCACCGTTAGCGTAAATTTGCTCACTGGGATAGTTATCTTCGGTATGTCTTCTCTCACTTGCCAGGAACAGAGAAACATCTCTAACATCATCATCACTATCGTGCCTTCTATACCTACTTCTGTTAAGTTCTCCGCTTGAATCCTTACGGAAGTCATTCTCGATTCCAGAATCAACAAGACGGTTGTCTATATCGTATCGTCGTGGAGATTTATCATCGCGATAGTAGTCTCTGCTATCACCAGACCCATGTCTTCTTATACTGAAGTCTTCTTTATGAtacttttccttatttttcgCGCGGCGCAAAGAATTATGGTAAGACTCAGCATGTTTTGCTTGTGATCGAATGTTGGCATACTCTTCTTCTCTTTCTTGTGCAATCTCAGGATTTGACGCGTAATGGCCTTTACGTTTCCCAAACCAACtatcctttattttatacttttggtGGCCTGAATGTGCCACGTCATGACTAGAAATTCCattcttttttactttgtatTTCTTCTCTTTATACTCGTCAGGTGTAACAGGCTTTGGCGTAAACTCAAGACTTGGCGGTTCGTATTCAGGTTCAGGTGGAAAATCTTTGTTTTCCTTTCTGTTTTTTGTGTCAGGGTCTAGTCTGTCGATATATTCACGGCGGTCTAATTCGCCTTTTGGCACTTGTTGGAATGTCCTTGATTCagaatcatattttatttttttattatcgctGTCATATCTACTATAATCCTCATTGAATGTACTCTCAGCAAAACCATCTCTTTCTAAGGTTTGCCTATAATATCTTGCTGTctcatttacatatttttcagTTGCTTTACGCCTTTTTTCGGCTTCATAAATAGGGTCGGGCTCAGCCAAATACCGCGATATAGGTTCTTCAGTTTTAATTCTTTCCGATAGATCGATTCTTCGGGCATTGATCCTGGATTCCAGAAGTTTACGTCTATGACTTAATTCATTGAAGTCTAAATCAATTTTGTTGTCggattcataattttttttcttagtgtCCATGCCATCGCCTCGTCCCCTGTAGCTGTCAATAAAATCACGTGATTTATCTTTGTGAGAAGGATATTCGTTGGCATAAGTGGGCTCTGGTTCATAATCTTCAAAACTTTTCAGCTTATACTCTCTATATCTAGGTCTTATAGGAGAATCAGTTATGTTGTAACCTTCTATGCTGTTATAGTTCTgagtttcatttttaaatgtaggaCTGTGATCGAACCgattaatagaatttttatgtcTTTCCTCATATCCAAAACCTTCATCTTCATCGGAAAAGTTACCATATTTGTCTCTTGACGGCGAGTAAGTTTTATGAATGGTCTGTTTTCCTATTCCGTTATTTCCGACTTCTCCATTGTCTTTCACAACTTGCGCATAAACTACGCCTTTATCCATCATTTTGTTGACTGGAGACGGCGGATGCTCTGGGCTGGTActccttataaataaatttggatcaGGACTTACACTAGGTTTAATATAAGAGAATGGCTGGTTAACGTTAGTACCGTTGGTTGGTGAAATTAGATGGGATTTGGGTGGAGGTGAAAATTGGTcttcttttaatattcttaCAATATGATCCACTGTATGCCCCCTTGTCAGCGGTGGCTTATCAGGGGGTTGTTGACTACTGTGTATCATTTCTTTGCTTCCATATACGTTTTCTTCGATCTTCCTTATACTTTCTTTAATTCTATCCTTGAGTTCAACAGGGTTTATATCTTTAGCTTTTATTGAATCTATTTCATCTACTAATAGGGTCTTCTTTACTTCAGTTTTACGTTTTGGAGTGTCTGTTAAAGACGGTGACTTTTCCTTTTCTTTCTCTAAAGACTTGCCACGTTTAGTTCTTACAGGAGGTTTGGGCTCTTGTTTATCAGGTGTTTTATATCTGGGAGGTTTTTCGATAGGattaacttttttactttCACTTGACGAATTTTGATCCTCAGACTTATTACTTTCCTTCTTGGTTAACTTTTGCTTTTGAAACACTTCCAGTGGAGGGGTTTTCTTGAAGTAGTCTTCCCTTGGTGAACTTTCTATGATAGGCGATAATTgtgattttttgtttcttaaagATTTTAGAAACTCCTCTGTTTCACTACCAGATCTTTTGCGTATGGGTTTAGTCTGGTTACTTAAATTGGTGTTAGATTTAAGATCTGTGACGTCACTCTTGCTTCTTTTGACTACTACTATAGGTTTCGACGTAACAGCTACCGGAGCATCAGGACTTTTAGTTCTTTGAGCTCGTCGGAACAATGTTGACAATGAtgttctttcttttttcttttttgggtTCACATCGCTGGTAGATCTTCCTAAGTTAGTTTTTGTTTCGGCGCCGTCGTCACTATTCCTCCTTCCGATTCTTTCTTCTTTGAATTTTCTTCTATGTGGTAGAGAGTAGAATTTCTCTGGCGGATGATCAGCCGTGCACGTGACGCTTTCTGCTTGCGCTCTGACTTTGTTAGCTTCTTCTATTAGTTCTTCTTTAGACAAATGTGTGAATGGTTCTTTTCTTGTTTGTTCGACTGAGGCACCCCGCGATTCCCGCGGTTTACCTGCAATgaaaaatacacacatattattttataaaatataagtttaaagAGGTTAGGAACATAATTTGGATTAACtcagtattattttatgaaatggtATGAAAAGTGTCAATATAtgaagttaaatttaaatttattattacaaatgaattgtttaatataattaataagaatTAAACAGATAAGAAGAAGCATACAAGCGAACCAATGAAATGAGaatattatttgcataatacaaaacttattatttctgaaataaatactaCTTCAATCTTATTACTGTTTGTTTTGCAGGATCTCGGGTCACGAgcataacaattttataaattctgcCTCTTTTCCGCGACTAGGTACATCtttcaacttttatttatttcaatcctatgatagtattattattttttatactcatttaatctgaacaatgtattctctcgtccacatttccaTTTTAAgcttggatagttgtgaagttgacgtttttgaagaaaatgctgccgtgcagtttgttaccgcttcttctgcactgacgctttggaagcggcagttaacttagttttaagcttttaagtaatttatttgacgtcaaccaatgttttgAAACCAAAACatgtgacaattattaagtgatatgaagtatcctataataatgaataaaaatgttgaatttgaatttgattttttttatagtatgcCAACAAAAACGAAAGCGGACGTACTTTGGAATTGGGATGGCCAAAAAAACTTGGTTTTATCAACGCCGGCGCGCACAAATCAGAGAAGGGAATTAGTTTCAGTACATTAATCAACGTGTCAGCCGTTTTTGCTGTTGATTCAATTAAAACGAGGTTTGGGATGCTTCCACGCTGGTGAGCggagaaaaaacatagtgtttGCCAGATAAACACTTATTCTTCTTCCTGTCCCGTggtatggcacgcgcgacgccgtttttatcgcgcgaagaACTAatgctgccgtgtggttccaatagaaaaaagaataggaccactccatctctttcccatggatgacataaaaggcgactaaaggataggcttataaattcgggattcttcttttaggcgatgggctagcaacctgtcactttttcaatctcaattctatcttaaagccaaatagctgatcgtggcctatcagtcttttcaagactgttggctctgatcACCCCGCAaacgatatagacgtgaccatatgtatgtatgtatgtataaacacttattcttcttcttgtCTTGTTGTtagcatgacacgcgcgacgcagtttttatcgcgcgatgaACTAACGCTGTTTTGCTATTTATCTTGACGTGAAACGGAACACCGTGGGTTTTCGCGCGATATTAACAGCGTCGTGTGCGCATTGCTACGGTGCTTAGCGTAAAATCACGTTATCTTCCCCACCACTTTGGGTAGGACCCCGGGTACGACCATAATCCTGCCTGGATTGGCCAAGTGTGAgtaacgttcagctgtttcgcttaagatggaattgagattcaaatagtgacaggttgctagaccatcgcctataagaatccagagtttataagcctttcccttagccgccttttacgacatctataggaaagataatgattggtcctattcaaaagtgccgcgaaccacacggcataaattaatataaataaaaaatatacaaacttaGACAAAATTTTTAGTTCTCGTCGGCATTTTCTTTagttgttttttctttataaatacacTTTTAAGTTGCGACTTTAATTGGTCAGGTCAAAACAGATATCCGGGACTGTGACCTCTTAAATTCAATTATCTCCTG from Amyelois transitella isolate CPQ chromosome 24, ilAmyTran1.1, whole genome shotgun sequence harbors:
- the LOC106138012 gene encoding uncharacterized protein LOC106138012; this translates as MLDETNATSEKGDGDRVNESETKEAKETKSVSFNRDVHVKRFGKPRESRGASVEQTRKEPFTHLSKEELIEEANKVRAQAESVTCTADHPPEKFYSLPHRRKFKEERIGRRNSDDGAETKTNLGRSTSDVNPKKKKERTSLSTLFRRAQRTKSPDAPVAVTSKPIVVVKRSKSDVTDLKSNTNLSNQTKPIRKRSGSETEEFLKSLRNKKSQLSPIIESSPREDYFKKTPPLEVFQKQKLTKKESNKSEDQNSSSESKKVNPIEKPPRYKTPDKQEPKPPVRTKRGKSLEKEKEKSPSLTDTPKRKTEVKKTLLVDEIDSIKAKDINPVELKDRIKESIRKIEENVYGSKEMIHSSQQPPDKPPLTRGHTVDHIVRILKEDQFSPPPKSHLISPTNGTNVNQPFSYIKPSVSPDPNLFIRSTSPEHPPSPVNKMMDKGVVYAQVVKDNGEVGNNGIGKQTIHKTYSPSRDKYGNFSDEDEGFGYEERHKNSINRFDHSPTFKNETQNYNSIEGYNITDSPIRPRYREYKLKSFEDYEPEPTYANEYPSHKDKSRDFIDSYRGRGDGMDTKKKNYESDNKIDLDFNELSHRRKLLESRINARRIDLSERIKTEEPISRYLAEPDPIYEAEKRRKATEKYVNETARYYRQTLERDGFAESTFNEDYSRYDSDNKKIKYDSESRTFQQVPKGELDRREYIDRLDPDTKNRKENKDFPPEPEYEPPSLEFTPKPVTPDEYKEKKYKVKKNGISSHDVAHSGHQKYKIKDSWFGKRKGHYASNPEIAQEREEEYANIRSQAKHAESYHNSLRRAKNKEKYHKEDFSIRRHGSGDSRDYYRDDKSPRRYDIDNRLVDSGIENDFRKDSSGELNRSRYRRHDSDDDVRDVSLFLASERRHTEDNYPSEQIYANGEYLTRFKEYRDERYSKDYSRDRSIDSVSRLGPKDDRFDKSPSGHDDKVSAKPPKAAKKLSGLEKMKQLFSRDSSKKSKKEKEVVQPKTRTRVLKSPEHLARDDSEYRRYTDPEPSDIIVKKIDYNCEADERRYRGSRESLDKYRSSDRETDGKRREKEFDTRYDRNLTEERRYTDHKDGRRFYSSDRDSDQQSRPSDAESDLRKSRSRTAGPLDSPALAERYRERRRLATPSPTPSPPRRPAPPATSAGNWFKSLDRLTSRKRGKNTKVEKDSVIRTEDETRKAWSKPSKPLNSPAKNLRFFGDTDQDSDANVKSSVKKTHVKPHATLRKTVSNSSTGLDEVDHSELSNKSYSLSNLHRVDKSESPRNRQYYKRNLQNISEIHSNSDNESQFDRHVNKKPPISPYDRSRSHSSSKTLKGSKSDVRRHGREERGSSSELRGSKQDLSRDLKHRRRVAAAPSGESSTEGESSHQSQQSQRSVVYLHATTVGDIPDPGRLTRNRSRDDVSSVNSSNIQVRSTTKSFSIFAPWTPKHYSDQHDVHYAQRPRKPRPKESFKKSSSIKNLSEERPSLQKNKSYSQTTLTRRPRENSRLTSSSTTLYRNPDKRKDLDQNTLKSAIPLTRKSVTRDRKSQSNEILNRDSRDRVSRSISMPKDNNKKAGWFKLTNKNKKQEINTRVR